From Calliphora vicina chromosome 3, idCalVici1.1, whole genome shotgun sequence:
cctaaatgatagataAAGTTCGGGACAgtatcctagaactgctgggtactaTTAGATATTATGCAGGCtggcaggcagacagacagacactcACACCGAGAGTTGGCCAGGCCAGTTCAAAGAAAAACCATAAGTCTGGTTTGTAATAACGTTTGTTTAGTTTAGTGTTACCGAttaatacatacaaacacacaaacaacCATATAATggtagacaaaaaaaatttttcaaacaactcCACCTTTAAGACTTAGTAACccagtttttttactttttttcttggcaaactgaagaaaaaaaatttaaaaattcaataaaagtgAAACATAGGCTGTTTGGTGCATTTGCTAAAGTACCCATAGTTGAGCAGGAggcttatttgtttatttgctttttttctttttctgtttgCATATCAACTTTACCTCCACCTTCAAATGTAACGTTAAATTGCAAATTGCAAATACTAAACACAGAAgaaaaataaaccaacaaaataaGACGCCTAAACATAAACTGAggcttagcaaaaaaaaaataaataaaaaaaaaacagctcgCAATGTATGAGTCTAACATAAAATCTCTTAAAGGCGCACCTTTAGACTTTGAAGTTAATAGCGAAAAAGACATAGATTGTTTCGTTAACCAGTAATATGCACGAGTGCACTGCACAGTGGCAATGCAGATGGCGAATTATTGgaagttttatgtttttcaatattataaaaagTCTGCAAGATCCTAAAAGAACAAGtccttatttaaatttattaagggccattattacaatatgcctttatagttaaagttaactttaagggtaccttttcctattgcaagttgtaataatggccctaagtctttataatttttaaaatctcaaCGATATCGGAAAATGTAAACGCAGagcaaaaatatagttgtacatttcATATATCTGATTATAGTAAATAAACATATGTTTATGACAATCATAATATACTATGTTTTATGATAACCATAATCAGAGAACAACACAATATTGTCAAGTAATACAGGATAAACATGGTTACCACAAACATATACAATCTGTATgtatgattgctacaattatGTGAATGGTaacataaacatattatgattaccacaatcatatacataattacagtaaccataatattgttaaaacacttttaaaaatgagAATCGAAATTGATTTCACAGTAATATAATGATCAAGATTCGAatctaaatttgtattatttaataaactGTTGTTTTTGCTTCCTCATTGATTTGatatgtttaaatttcaaaatattttcacatcACTGAAgctactaaatattttataatttggtgaacttaaacaaattgtgttaacaCTGTCGCTTTACCTTTATATTTTGATAACTATATTTTGAAAAGACTTTGGATTAAAACTTTCTAAACTCgaatctgttgtcaaaaacgGACTTATCACTTATATCAGAACTTTGTTGTTGAATATCAGAAAATTAGATAACttgggaaaaataaataatttcagaataacGTGATAATATTAcagaaaattgttaattttagaaaacaaattatagttttgaatatttattatgaaattccTAATTTGATTATTGGGAATATGACTTTAAAATCcggtattttttataatatttattttgaaacatttgtacatttGTCAGGCCGCATAGCATTTTTCGaccaatgctcacttcaaaaaAGTCTGTTAAAATTTCAGCACCTCATAGATAgtacccttttggtcccaccaaatacagagaattactttaacgccatggatatttggatttggtgttGACTGCTGGTtgtccgggcttcacatacgatctcgtatgcttcgagttatcgtaacggatccatttttcatcgcaagtaattaataattaattggttttattatttaagtaattttatggCATTAATGTTTCATATGATTTCGGGCATGTGACCGCTGCGGCTAGTGTGTACATGGAGTAACCTGGAGGTCCAATTTTGACACACACTTTACAGTAAATCAGGCTATATTTCGCCAATAACGCGTTGATTATTCGTTTCCAAGTGCTCGATCGTTTTTGGGTTATCTGCATAGACCTGGGACTTTACATATCCACAGAGAAAATAGTCTAATGGCTTCAAATCACATTCGTTGACTTAATGTTTCTCTTAGTAAATTGATTGTATTGCTTCAATTCCTGTATGAATTGAATCTTGtaaatatgaaaatcaagaTTCTTAcacaaactttttaataaagtagATGGACATATTTGGATCATCATCAACATTATGCTGCATACCTTCAATCGTTTGTTCTGAGCGCAAAGTACGACGTTCTTCAGAATGCGTATTATCGTTAAAAGTAAACGTATTGCGAAAACGATCCATAGTTTCTCGAATTAATCGCTCTGATGGACGACTATGAGCACCATTAAATGCATGTAACCCCCCGTTTCCACATGCAAGTAATTACTTGCAAGTAATGAATACGTATTATCatcgaaaaacaacaaaattttttgtgtgtCTACACTATGCGTTGCAAGTTCATTTAAACAATGTCGACAACAACGAATGTTCTTGCTATATTgaacgaattaaaaaaaatattaagggaaAGACAGTATTGCCGTGTtgtcaatattataaaattactgaaaaaaatattttcgttaatttttttttaaattaatgaaatttatttttaaaaatatcattataattatagacggcaatactgagtattaacaattttcaaatttaaaatattattgaaatctttcggtcaagaaatcgtttcgaaaaatacatttcttggttacacgatagtattacaaatattttaattcttttttcattgatatttttctgctaactttatttttattttatattttctttacatttttgtttgccttatttgtatttaaaaatacatatctgatgaaaataaaaagtttttgaatagttttaaacaaattttcaataccgaccgtgaatcaaaaaaatcatttgtatttttggaaaatctaatacaaatgttgtttagacgatgaaattgtattatgatacttgagtttttgacaaatattaatactcagtattgccgtctataaataccttaatatgtgttgttgtatatttgtgttttattttatttttttaagtataaatctGCTATTTTCTTTTACTAAGTTCTAgtaaattgatataaaactCATTCTTGGTAACACTGTTtcttcatttgtcattttacttGCGACAAGTGGAAAAATTTACTTACAAGCAAATTCTCTTGCAAGCTGAGCTGCAAGTAAGAAAAATATGAATGTGTTAGTAAAAAACTGAGTGAGTGTATTGAGTTTTTCGAATGCCCGATGAGTCTGTCGAATTGAACcatgattttcaaaataaatatataaattgccaAATCAAACTAACCTCAAAACAATCGAGAACTGTCAAATCAGCTGTCACAACAAACAGTGCCGCTAACTTAAAGTTATCCCTTTATAATATCGAATAAAttccgaaaaatatatttagaatttcgCGAAAAATCACAGtgtctttataattttattcagcTGAAATGACTTTTTAATTGTTCCACTTTATGTACCACTGTCACTAgtttaaattgtgtttttcatgtgtaaaaaaacacatacagaATACGAAAATTGTGTGAAGTATTTTGTTGGTTTGGTTTTTGTGCATCTACTGAAGTGAAGCTGCTGCACATGCGTGGTTTTCTTTAGGCTCAAAAGTCTCATAAACAGAAAACTCTCaaaaagcataaaaatacagatttttttttaagcttCTACATGTGTTTGTGGTGTGTATGAAATGGTAAATGGTGgagataaaaaattgtttataaatttttaccaTATTGATGACTGCATCTTGGAATCACATAGACTCACTGACACACACACGCTAAGTAATGCAGTTCGTAAGCACTTATGCTGGCATGCAGCACTTATACTCTCacagatatttaagtttaagtgCATGCATGCATGCGTGGTAAGTTAGTGTTTGTGTGGATGTGTTGTTGCATTGTTAGAGAGCTCATATCTGTTTGCATCTTTTAACTAATGTTTGGATTTGGTttctttggatttttttttttggttgttgttgtcgttgtcgcgttgtttttctcatttaaaggTTTTGGAGCTGCAGTCGCTATTTGCAGTATTTGCAATAGCAATTGTAACGTATATAAATAGTTTTGGTCATTTGGAATAGTCATCAGTTCAACGTTTTCTTGCAAACGGTGTGTACTACATACAACAAttatcaaaatatcaaaatatctaaCTATTTAACTTTAACTTATAAACTTTacataaaaacgaaaattaaataaaatttgtcatttaaTTTAATGAGTTGCTGcatttgttattaattatttatatacctTTTTTCTAGAGAATCGATTTCAATTAAATCTTTCGCAAAGATCTCGTGTGTGTGCGTGTCctttttttgtgatttaaataaaagaaaataatcaaagTATAAAAATGAAggtacatacataagtatattgaaacagtaaaaaataatcaaaactaaaatatggaatatttaaagaacatttgagaaaaataaaaaccaggaTTTTAATGTAAATGTGTTTATTGAATACTgcttaaataaaatgtgttttacactgattttaaataaataatgtgaactaaaaggacttatacatatatatcctGCCAGAACACTGCTGTTCCTTACAAAGTTATAAAATCATTATTCCTTAAACcttagtttgtttatttttgttatacatatattgaaaatattttaaaaaatattttccttacGAGTTACTAAATCtggcatttaaattttaaatggtttATAAAACGcagtttacaaaaaataatagctaataaaccgagaataaatttaaaattaaattaagaatgATGCCGGTTAATTTAATTACTGTTGTTAAACTAAGACGAACtaaatgttttacaaaataatccGTAATGATATGCAATTGAAATAAAAGCACTGGTTTCAATTGCGGTGATTCATTTTAATATGTATGATTAACCGAGCTACATACAAAACTAAATTAGAGTTACTTAAGGCTACAAGATAGTGTATTCATGATAATAATAGAGTTAAAAGATAAAGTTAGTGCTGAAAACTGGCCATAATTATTTTACCCAATCTGCTTCCGGAATTTCTTGTTctccaataaaaaattttaatattttgttcatgacaatgtacattttataaatttggtaTTCTTTATATTCAAAACCAATCTGTTTATTCTAGTTTTAACACCAAATCTTCGGTACAAGGTTAAAAGTTCCAAATTTATCAGATATCCCAAAAAAATCTATGGACTAAAACTCTACCTTGTGGTACACCAAATTTCCATTAATTTCGATTTCCAATCACATGTACAATTTATTAGAAGAgacctaagctttattttgagcaaaaaaaaaaatggtccattttgaaaaaaagttttaatttttgccaaaataaaatctatcaaaataaatgttttgagttacaaaacatttaatttcatagatatcctactcgcatcctaCCCTGCGACATAAAATCTCTTAAAGGCAAAACGCTAagctttctgttgagcaaaaaaaaataataaagggcccattttgaaaaaaaatcaacaaaatttttgattttgcaaaaaaaaaagtcaaaaattgtatatcttgagtaaCAAAACACGTAtgtattttgatatacatatatcccactcgcatctcactaagtgaccaaaaagctcttaactGAATAGACCCAAGTAAGCTTTCTTCTAAAAAAgacctattttgaaaaaaaaattaaaacattttttatttttttttttgaaatattgaagaaatagctatctgaactatttgggacacattttgataaaaaaaaaatagataataAGCTACATGGATTAGAAAAAACAACTCAGtgagttcttgaccgattttcttgaaaaattgtgtctgaattactattcaataggactaaccttggtggaaatttcatcccgatcggaagacatcaatttcaaaagttggttcacttgacatgatcCATACAAAATAATACAGTAGTTGCAATAATatagttatatttttcaataataatattgtaaaataattaaGGCCATTTTGCAAGAGGatgatatattaaaaaataaaaacaatctaattatttgaaaaaattgcatttattttaatttaaaatttatattaacagcctatgtttataaaattaatgacattctaagcgaaagtcaaatacaaacaaattcgttataaaatttggtttttacaGTTTCTACAGATATCTTTAAAAATTCCATCATCTaatgaaattattaacaaaatgtttaccatgttttttttaaattttattgtttttctttcaacACAGTACTTCATTGCTATCGCTTTACTTGTTGCTGCCGCCCAAGCCATTCCAATTGAGTTGGGTCACTACGGCCATGGACCATTGTTGCATGCTGCCCCTGTCTTAGCCCATGGTCCCGTACACTTAGCACATGCTCAACCAGAACCTGTGGTATATATGCaacttcaatagaaaatatttaatggttttttttttataatttttgtcataTAATCTATGCAGGCCTATCCCAAATACTCCTTCAACTATGGCATTAAAGATCCCCATACCGGTGACATTAAATCACAAGCTGAGGAACGTGATGGTGATGTAGTCAAGGGTCAATACTCGTTGGTTGAACCTGATGGTTCCGTACGTACCGTCGACTACACCGCCGATGACCACAATGGTTTCAATGCCGTTGTACACAAGACCGCACCCAAGGTCATTGCTGCACCTGTACATGCTCCTATCTATGCTCATGGCCCAGCACCATTGTTGCATCATTATTAAATTCTCCACAAAGAAgacaacaaagaaaaaataatattaaaatctaattaaagaagacaacaacaacaaaaaaacaaaacaaggaATGTCAGGGATGTAATGTAAAGAAAcgaaaatgaaatgaattgaattgaacgACAAGCTGGGAGGGTCGAATGAAGAAAGTAAGGACAAATTTGCTATGAACTGGATTACggtatggtttttttttaattaaatggtctagaattttaataatattttttttatcaatacaaTTGAGAAAAAAACTAAGTATTTAAGttacaaagttatcgatatgaAGCGAAAGAAACGACGATGATGAAGaaggaaaaatgaaaaaagcaGGAAAGGAAAAAACAAACTGAAGTATCGATTGAAGTACTTAGTTTAACTTTGACTTCAATAAATTAATgcatttaaaaggttttttctttttctgGTTTTGTATTAAAGGAAACaaacgattttattttatatttttttgttttataataatttcataaatttcattaatttaatttttcaattcttcaaaaaaacaacaactacaaaaaatttcattaatttttcctTTAAACTCTTACTGGTTCTCTTTACATTTGCtttcgaataaaacaaaaaaaagaaaaaacattatttaagaGTTGTACTTAAGAGTAGTTAGagctttttatattgaaaaataaatagaaaatatatcatAGGAGAGATGTTGTAAGTAAAGGTGTTTTTTTGGAAACTAAGAAGAGCATTGAAGAAAACCACCgtctattaattttatattctaaatactCATAGTCTATTCTTAACTTTAATTATATTTcacttttgtaaatatttatttatatatctcTTACTATCTAGTGAACTTTATTGCTCTTTGTAGAAACGAAAACACATTTGCCGAATTAAAGTCTCTCCCCTTCTGGCTCCAAAAAGCTTTAAAGATGGGtttattgttttaaagaaagtttgttggaacattttttggttttttgcatAATATTTATGCTGGTTAAGTTCAAGGTGCCATTTGACTACTCTTAAAAACAATTCAACTCTTTtgcaatgttttaaaaatgaattcgattaaattctcttttggaAATTTGTGATATTGTGATACTTGTTAACTTTATCATTATTTGTCTATATaactattatacatatgtatgaatccTTTCAAGCTAAACGAAAAGAGATTTCAATTTCGACAGAGCCGGTCACTGTgcattaataatattttcaatttctgaaatttatttCCTAATTTTCACTTGCTCTCACTCTCTTTCTTTTGGCTGTCACTTAATGTTTGCTCTACTCTGGTGTAAATAaacttacttttaaaaacttgcttCATGtgcatttatattttatatctaGAAATTCTCAAATCTCATGTAATATTAGCtctaattcaattttaaaactcATACTCAGTCTTTATACTCTAAATGTAAATATTATGGTTCTAATTCCCTTAGAATTTCTCTCAATTTCTGTGTATACTCTCTATGTCTCTCTATTGCTATTACTACTTATGTGTTTACAAGAAATTCtcttattgtaaataaatgtttaattaaaaacaaaaaagaaatagaaataattctttaAGAGTGATTTGTTACTAGTACTAATACTAAATAATAGTTTGCTCTTTCTCTCTATGTGTATAAATCTTGtacatactatttttttttgttcttatactttatatttttataattattgtattataCTTATGTGTGTATATGTTTTTACGATTAATTTTCACAAATCATTTGCAACGAAACAAAgtgtttatgtaaataaaaaaagataataaaaaatatataaaaaaaattaaataaatttgtaatgggttgtttcatttatttaaagctAATTGATACTATAACTTTTATTCTGTTTAAATACGTTATTCCCCTTTGAGTCAACAATTCTACCTACCACCTCAGTAGTATCATCAAAACAAAAGACTCTAGCAATAAACATGACTCTTTACTTTATTATTGCTTTTCAAtagttttgcttttttttaaaaagtcttctcacgtattgttgtaaaaattatttgctaaaaCCATATTTACCATGaccattaatttatattaaactcaTAATTGATAACTACCTATACACTCTTTTAGTAtttgattttttctattttcgcAAAAACAATTACGACAAATTATACTCAATTGACGCCTTTACAAATAAAGTAACCAGCAAATAAATACTTAGGAAGCAACACATAAATGGCTttcagtagtttttttttttaaaaaaataatagaattttgTCTATTAGAATATCTTCTTTGGCATTCAGTATAATTTGATAAGTAAAAGAGTGTATAACTCATTAAACTCGCTTAAATTCGAAAtgccaaaaataattaaaaattaaagccaaagaatttataacaaaacagaaataattaaaaaaaaactaaaattaatattcTTATAATGCTAAACAAAGCGCGTGTAGTTATTAttgtaagtttatttaaaaatggtgaaagattaaaagatatttttgttATGAGAAGAACAATATTGTGATGTCATAGttatagaattcaaaaaataatatattatttgaaAGTGAAACTGTAAGAAATGTGTATTACAAAAAGAAATAGTAAAACATAACTAACGGAAATACATTAAAGATTgctaaaatgtaacaaaattatttaaatttgttttttaagaaatctagaAAGTTATCAATAGTCAATATCATAAAAGCCTGCCAATAATATATGAAAATAGACAATTCAAATCTTCATCATCATTCGATGTTCATGAGTTTAAGAAATCttatatggaaaaaaataacattttgttaaaattttattgacttattttttaattaaaacaggTTATAGAACTACCCAATAAGCaacaaagccccaaaaattcaagtacttgaacattttgttggaatttgatgtgaatacaaatgtaattatgttttcaaCTTGAAAATATACTtgaaaaacatatggcttgaatttatgtttcctttttactggagaatgctattgaaataaagtgtaatacaactgtaattcaattgcttgactataatttaaggcttgaattacacttgcctCCAATTTGAATACCAGTAAAAATGCTCATGGGGTATATGGTGCAAATAGTAGAATATAAGCAGTTCTTCTTATTCACCGAATTATAcgtatttaaattagtttattttattccataatagtattttatatattgttagaaAGACAACTTCAagcagaaaataatttttttcatctgcttaaaaattttagctaattcagcaatttacaaTTAATATAACCACAGATTCTTACCATTGACCCATTATAAGCCGATCTTCATAAGATTATTTAcagcaaatttttataaaaaactgatGAATTTCAACATGATATAGTTATTTATAAcggatttatgaatattttagaGAGTTTTTGAAGTAGGTCtcatatagaaaatacaatctatatgggacctatgaccaattataggctAATCTTCATAAAATACGGTATAGTGATTTTGATACTATATATGGGGATTAGAtgtgtcgaatttcaacctgatggATATTTTGACTAATTAAGTGATTTTTTGATCTTATATGGACTGAGATATGGActtatattcacaaaatccagtagtatgatttttggATACGAATTAttgatctgtgtaaaatttggGTTCAATATCAATATTTGTGAACGTATGAAGGTATTTTTcgaaagtggtccttatattggacctatgaccaattattatacccttctccatgagtggcaagggtatatataagtttgtcattccgtttataatttcaacatttttcatttgcgacccacatagtatatatattctggatcgctgTATAGATATCGAAGTctatatagccatgtctgtccgtctgtatgttgaaatcaactttccgtagcccccaaataacttacatacatgattcatacatcaatatatcaggaattcttcctgctcggttgctatttaaaatcgacaaaatcggctcacaaatggctgagatataaggaaaaaaccgggacaacttcgatttttgaccaatttttgattactaatagacaatatggatatctaatgatagatatttcaaagtccattgcaacgtatataaggctatagtaagttagacctacaatgggtcaaaatcgggaaaatattttttaacttgaatttttttttcattaaaatattttttttccaaaaaatttgtaaaaagctttgttaaaaaataatttgtaaaaaattttttaaaacaatttaaaaaaataataattatgtttaaataaaaatatttaaaaaacaatatttttaagtataatttggtgaagggtatataagataatAATATGGTAAAATTAGGATTCACATGAATGTCGcaatcatatatacatatgatagtagtgaacaaaaatatatttatgtcaaTCATGTTATCGTattgatgaatcattatatcataatatgtcgttctcagattatgatatccttAAGCAGAGAATAACATAATATTGTAAatccttcatcataaaaataattgtcacaaacatatatttatttatttataacaatcatatatatgattgttacAATTATGTGAATCATAACTATGGtgaatcatatatatgattgctacaattatGTAAATCATAACTGTACCATGTTATGGTTATTGTAATCATATACAAAATTACTGTGACTATTATATTGTTAAaccttttgtaaaaatgttgaaatggttacattTCCTTAATATTACATTTATGTAATAGTAAGCAATATTCCGGTAAGAAATTTGTGTGGGGACTAGGataaatcataaacaaattcttgCCATTTTCAGTAGAGTTTGTCCTTTTATCATATGAATAACAAGTGAAAATTTTCATGTTATTCTCTGGAATATATTTAcccaaaataacaacaaaaaaaatatgtgaaaattatcaaaatttttggagGTTGCCTTACATTTCGGTCCATAATTCTGGTTCTACTAAttcgatttagctgattttcaatagcaagctgcctagaaaaattataaacattttggcATAAATTTCCTCCATGGTATCTGAGCAGTTGGTGTAACatctaaaacaattttaaaaatagtatatcTTCTCATCACCAAAAAATTACCATTTGTTTGTGTAGttaatttaacactttttaagattattttaacaaatattaaatgtaaGGTGGTGAATATTTGCAAAAGTAcatctgaaaattaaattttttgaaaaccaaaattttttaaaaatgcagaCTTTCAAATCTGTCTTAATCATTAAAATCTGACTACagcttcataaaattttaaatttaaaataataaaaatggaaatgtaTTTGTTTATCGGATATGGTCAAAATAGGATAGGTGGTGGTTTAAAACCTATAATTATAGACGGTCATAATTGAATATATTGAAGACATAATTtatctttaatttgaaatcaaaaatgtcAATCAATGTATAGCtggcatttttaaaaatgcgatcggtccataattgcttatgctcccatataagacccactttcgaaaaaaattattgaaattttaaaagaaaaatgttttttgctcACATACTcagtataataatattaaaattttacaaaacataTGCTACAATTTATTACGACCCGATGGCAGTGTCATGGTGACACATTTCAACAAATTAtgcacattttattattttattactataataaataataagttaGTTTTCAACTTTAGCTGcttaagttttataaataatacGCCTTAAactatacttttattttttgttatttttattagagTGTTTTTTAGTAAACCAACTAATACTTTTATTAAactatacttttattttttgttattttcattttagtGTCTCTTAATAAGCCAACTAACATGTCAGGCATTCTGCAAGACATTGCCAGCCACAATCAGAGACGATGATGGTGATCGTAAAAGTCCCACAACATCTTATTACCGCCACAATATTTTTGGTATGCTTTCAAAGAAAGCTCACAAAAGCTTTAGTTTAccatccatttttcttttttatt
This genomic window contains:
- the LOC135953854 gene encoding cuticle protein 8-like — protein: MKYFIAIALLVAAAQAIPIELGHYGHGPLLHAAPVLAHGPVHLAHAQPEPVAYPKYSFNYGIKDPHTGDIKSQAEERDGDVVKGQYSLVEPDGSVRTVDYTADDHNGFNAVVHKTAPKVIAAPVHAPIYAHGPAPLLHHY